A genomic segment from Nicotiana sylvestris chromosome 1, ASM39365v2, whole genome shotgun sequence encodes:
- the LOC104221724 gene encoding peptidyl-prolyl cis-trans isomerase FKBP12, translated as MGVEKEVVRAGNGPKPQPGQTVTVHCTGFGKNRDLNQKFWSTKDPDQQPFSFKIGQGRVIKGWDEGVLSMQVGEVARLTCSPDYAYGAAGFPAWGIQSNSVLVFEIEVLGAQ; from the exons ATGGGAGTGGAGAAGGAAGTCGTGAGAGCCGGAAATGGGCCCAAACCACAACCTGGTCAAACTGTCACCGTCCACTGCACCGGTTTCG GGAAAAATAGAGACCTGAATCAGAAATTCTGGAG CACTAAGGATCCAGACCAGCAGCCTTTCTCTTTCAAGATCGGCCAAGGCAGAGTTATCAAAG GATGGGATGAAGGAGTACTTAGCATGCAAGTGGGAGAAGTTGCTCGATTAACG TGCTCTCCTGATTATGCTTATGGTGCTGCTGGATTTCCAGCATGGGGTATTCAGTCCAACTCAGTTCTGGTTTTTGAGATTGAAGTCCTGGGTGCACAGTGA